Proteins from a single region of Candidatus Rubrimentiphilum sp.:
- a CDS encoding carbon-nitrogen hydrolase family protein — MPRRVAAAAIQLLAHDRASLGRAWPNIAQQIRMAASGGAKLVVLPEGTLPAYVLGPERFEASEIAEAIEACAQLARELQIVLVAGAARAEGDRVFNSALVFDTNGSLAGSADKHFLWHFDRQWFARGERLQPIHTSLGVLGVLICADGRIPTIARALVDKGAEVLVMPTAWVTSGRDAAHLENIQADLLARVRARENGVPFIAANKCGVELRSVAYCGKSQIIQADGSITAIASETNPEIIADEIELGSRQPLRSRATLPEPNSSGNGAAQPLRIAITAHEGHARDEDLMRILEADVLIAPEIARSDSQTFADDVVFDPGGLAAHRLAGMDVATWRTAQDDGWQVLFARARAVELRIYVIVLDIKGRRAYAVDPDGAIVCGTYDGYEIAHFTYDPARTRQTYVAPGTDVREGLERAHADAR, encoded by the coding sequence ATGCCTCGCCGCGTCGCCGCTGCCGCGATCCAACTCTTAGCTCACGACCGCGCTTCACTCGGGCGCGCGTGGCCCAACATTGCGCAGCAGATTCGAATGGCCGCATCAGGCGGCGCGAAGCTCGTCGTGCTGCCCGAAGGCACGCTGCCCGCCTACGTACTGGGTCCGGAGCGGTTTGAAGCGAGCGAGATCGCGGAGGCAATCGAGGCCTGCGCGCAACTCGCGCGCGAGTTGCAGATCGTGCTGGTCGCGGGCGCCGCTCGAGCGGAAGGCGATCGCGTTTTTAACAGCGCGTTGGTCTTTGACACCAACGGATCGCTAGCAGGGAGTGCAGACAAGCACTTCTTGTGGCACTTCGACCGGCAGTGGTTCGCGCGCGGCGAGCGCCTTCAGCCAATACACACGTCGCTCGGCGTGCTCGGCGTCTTGATCTGCGCCGACGGGCGTATTCCGACAATCGCTCGAGCGCTTGTCGATAAAGGCGCGGAGGTGCTCGTCATGCCGACGGCCTGGGTTACCAGCGGCCGTGATGCGGCGCACTTGGAAAACATTCAGGCCGATCTGCTGGCCCGTGTACGCGCACGCGAGAACGGCGTGCCGTTTATCGCCGCCAACAAATGCGGCGTCGAACTGCGGTCCGTCGCGTATTGCGGCAAGAGCCAGATCATCCAAGCCGACGGTTCGATTACGGCCATCGCCTCCGAAACCAATCCCGAGATCATCGCCGACGAGATCGAACTCGGAAGCCGGCAGCCGCTGCGCAGCCGCGCCACGTTGCCCGAACCGAACTCAAGCGGCAACGGCGCGGCGCAGCCGCTTCGCATCGCCATCACGGCTCACGAAGGGCATGCGCGGGACGAGGATCTCATGCGCATCCTGGAAGCGGACGTGCTCATCGCCCCGGAGATTGCCCGTTCTGATTCGCAAACGTTCGCCGACGACGTCGTCTTCGATCCGGGTGGACTTGCCGCGCACCGGCTGGCCGGAATGGACGTCGCGACCTGGCGCACCGCGCAAGACGACGGATGGCAGGTCTTGTTCGCGCGCGCCCGCGCCGTCGAGCTGCGCATCTACGTGATCGTTCTCGACATCAAAGGACGGCGCGCCTATGCCGTCGATCCCGACGGCGCAATCGTTTGTGGAACATACGATGGTTATGAGATCGCGCATTTCACCTACGATCCGGCCCGGACGCGCCAAACGTACGTGGCACCCGGTACCGACGTGCGCGAAGGCCTCGAACGAGCTCATGCTGACGCGCGCTAG
- a CDS encoding phosphodiester glycosidase family protein codes for MALIAAIALAGLLPLAPQPAAPFPRITTDAVTLTEVAPGVGYGDYEMVTADGPLSIHVLAIDLREPTVRLGAVLAQDRLISQGEAVSSMAQRSGAVAGINGDYFDINQTNQPLNILIQNGRLERMPMQRWAIALDSRNGAQFAEFSIAVSAQIGTASVPVRTINAWPPGNGVVLVTPDFGPIRAAPNVTELQLQPTDGTPPFATYRVTGIADNSSAQPAGYYLAIGPTAYGTFPLPNSGDAITIAGNAQPSLAELQTAIGGGPLLVKNGAWFADPDGPSGGELATRTPESGVAATGDGRLLFFEIDGRQPALSIGLLQPQLAALMIAFGATTGMQFDGGGSSTFVARMPGDTNASVQNSPSDGTERPVADGLFVYSDAARGAPARIISWPQTIRAFPGAGVPLRLATIDAGDHPAGDTIPTRVTVEPAALGSYRAGAFVAGSQTGDGLLRVRHGALRLNVPVSVTTAIARTQIVPQAPVVSPGAALHLSVRAFDRKGYPIALPAMLPWQTQGGTIDRAGNFRADKNNALVTLRLGTVLVQQQIVVGEHNQDLGFSAAASFATAPRGGPGVLTSGATCSDCLTLTYDFTGSERAAYANASLALPQRALGISADVFGDGSGETLRVAITNAINERFMYTIAHVTWHGWHHVEFRFPAELAQPLTLKALYVINRVGSEPPVATAGSVGLRNVQVILAGGSDNVPK; via the coding sequence ATGGCCCTAATTGCCGCGATCGCGCTGGCCGGACTCTTGCCGCTGGCGCCGCAGCCCGCCGCGCCGTTTCCGCGTATCACCACCGATGCTGTCACGCTAACCGAAGTCGCGCCCGGAGTCGGCTACGGCGACTACGAGATGGTGACGGCGGATGGCCCGCTTTCGATTCACGTTCTGGCGATCGACCTGCGTGAACCCACGGTGCGATTGGGCGCGGTTCTTGCACAAGACCGGCTCATTTCGCAAGGTGAAGCCGTCTCGTCGATGGCGCAGCGCAGCGGCGCGGTTGCCGGAATCAACGGCGACTACTTCGACATCAACCAAACGAATCAACCGTTGAACATTCTTATTCAAAACGGACGCCTGGAGCGAATGCCGATGCAGCGGTGGGCAATCGCGTTGGATAGCCGAAACGGGGCGCAATTCGCCGAGTTTTCGATCGCGGTTTCGGCTCAAATCGGCACGGCGAGCGTACCGGTGCGAACGATCAATGCCTGGCCGCCCGGAAACGGCGTTGTACTGGTTACGCCCGACTTCGGCCCGATTCGCGCGGCGCCCAACGTCACCGAGCTTCAGCTCCAGCCCACGGACGGCACGCCTCCCTTCGCGACGTATCGCGTCACGGGCATCGCCGATAACTCGAGCGCGCAACCCGCCGGATATTATCTGGCGATAGGCCCGACAGCCTACGGCACGTTTCCACTTCCAAACAGCGGTGACGCAATCACAATCGCGGGCAATGCTCAACCATCGCTTGCCGAACTGCAGACTGCCATCGGCGGCGGCCCGCTGCTCGTGAAGAACGGCGCGTGGTTCGCGGATCCGGATGGTCCTTCGGGCGGCGAGCTGGCGACGCGCACGCCTGAATCCGGCGTTGCCGCAACCGGCGACGGCCGGCTTCTCTTCTTCGAGATCGACGGACGGCAGCCGGCGCTCTCAATCGGTTTGCTGCAGCCCCAACTCGCTGCGCTGATGATCGCCTTCGGCGCAACGACCGGAATGCAGTTCGACGGCGGCGGAAGTTCCACGTTCGTCGCGCGCATGCCCGGCGACACAAACGCGTCCGTACAAAATTCCCCGTCCGACGGCACGGAGCGGCCGGTCGCGGACGGGTTGTTCGTTTACAGCGATGCAGCTCGCGGCGCGCCCGCGCGCATTATCTCCTGGCCGCAAACGATTCGCGCATTCCCCGGCGCGGGCGTTCCGCTGCGACTCGCGACGATCGATGCGGGGGACCATCCGGCCGGCGACACGATCCCGACGCGAGTCACGGTTGAGCCGGCCGCGCTCGGCAGTTACCGTGCCGGCGCATTCGTCGCCGGATCCCAGACCGGCGATGGGCTCTTGCGCGTACGCCACGGCGCCTTGCGCTTGAACGTGCCGGTTTCCGTAACGACCGCCATCGCACGCACGCAGATCGTGCCGCAGGCGCCGGTGGTCTCACCAGGCGCAGCGCTGCACCTCTCGGTTCGCGCCTTCGATCGCAAAGGATATCCTATCGCCCTGCCGGCGATGTTGCCATGGCAGACCCAGGGCGGCACGATCGATCGCGCGGGCAACTTCCGGGCGGATAAAAATAACGCGCTCGTCACGCTTCGCTTAGGCACCGTTCTCGTGCAGCAGCAAATCGTCGTCGGCGAACACAATCAGGATCTCGGATTTAGCGCCGCCGCATCGTTCGCCACGGCGCCGCGCGGCGGCCCCGGCGTCCTCACGAGCGGCGCGACATGTAGCGATTGCCTCACGCTGACCTACGATTTTACCGGCAGCGAGCGCGCGGCGTACGCTAATGCATCGCTCGCGCTTCCGCAGCGCGCGCTGGGCATCAGTGCGGACGTATTCGGTGACGGAAGCGGCGAGACACTGCGCGTTGCGATCACGAACGCGATTAACGAACGCTTCATGTATACGATCGCGCACGTGACCTGGCACGGCTGGCATCACGTCGAGTTTCGCTTTCCAGCCGAGCTGGCGCAGCCGCTTACGCTCAAAGCACTCTACGTCATCAACCGCGTCGGATCGGAGCCTCCGGTCGCAACCGCGGGCTCGGTCGGGCTTCGCAACGTTCAGGTGATACTTGCAGGCGGCTCCGATAATGTTCCCAAATAG